One region of Wyeomyia smithii strain HCP4-BCI-WySm-NY-G18 chromosome 3, ASM2978416v1, whole genome shotgun sequence genomic DNA includes:
- the LOC129732355 gene encoding mucin-2-like isoform X3 produces the protein MDAESNLTEKSAVSSNSVPPPSEPVDPVLLKEKVADELKSAATLKGGGDAPDSVPLEKDDLLERLDKIDTGTTEGTKSTTGGTGNSDDVDMENDDLIQRLEAMEKGEQEGSAPTSTELFENKGESNVVDVNHRNGIEAANEMDSGLSDEKIEQPKPEERMEVDDTKKKNDVSSSEGVTAEKTTNGDTAESSNSTKRRLSDDEEAVEPSSKKIHVDEEPSQAKPEEKIELNSEEKEKVDEPEKSTIVEEMVVEQKQSAATVEMVSETPEFDKEQPNSKEPTPAVDDKPDQDEPSSKDKPSNSDHEKTEVPTKKLDSSDTHEVENEKNENTSSTELTQEAHSSTTHPPEPETNSDEDKLLESDSKSTESDDVEPSTVSKSVEAIVDEEKLLSEEPQTSEHEPKQNILAEKEVVEMKTDEVDEKSKNTATEVEQQMQTEKDVQGAPAVVEKEKESEDVLAVESTTSKPEHDVPKPTETDVTSLEQPTDLPPQNNTQSKPEPPPDTEPETKSKTSPVEDQPSSSLPVPAAKNEDTISSSSEPKEVAVPSTSDSTEKSLEPDTVTSSDERPTVQSDAVAPVQSDSRPTAPVTAEAVEFVEVMEVDAEANEEHAKAEVAEPQCEKKQAYECTNEEKEIVTKSMPEPQSASTSTTKPTPEPSTEEEVMEVDSVPVEPSQSKTSDGDVTESLSTSTEEMVENLAKLDDTATDADSQSEVTATTSAHNKNLDSTDGPEVQASKVEPSKTLDDSIECTLPSSSSDKLANRLKQRLDLISNGSSTPNAAVSSSNVYNSTPIQKQFEVSSEDVSKITRHSVDNSRQDETQEHSAIVADNSTMDEKDTTVASTSGVTGSSEMEKELAETSKEMTSTDKTESNLKATESSEVDSCTASSGLSTAEEINLYASNARKFNGISSTSELDEKVGTAPVNITAIDTATTTSSTTSKLDLSTALTSEETMYEVNIWFDGTELQFLSVEKMEQNLLPSRKVGATSTQDLTGTDSSKQSSNGSVGSLGPFSLPPPRPVVDLAMSHSSTTESSSETVPLKDALIKNKHSVRGAKGLASLMIEEFEKIKRALSNEDEASDNEQDKSTTMKTPRGRPSSAAKKTASGRKRTHTESEEEEPKPKQPASKQAKKSTQKELSTTPEPVKENTEHYLCCLARWSDRKYYAGKVTAYKGDNKYMVLFEDGASKALSKDVIVIGDKDTLPILNHSVHALTGGDTYEPGFVTEIKRNDDNEVVYSVALGEKSVEVTASDMYLNEEQAKAINKACKAIEVPDELLQSPQSGGKRGGSASNTPALLHTPEEPSAASEKGSRSTRSKRGGADKSQTPATPEAGYSGGVAKKGGRRGRRLS, from the exons ATGGATGCGGAATCAAATTTGACGGAAAAAAGTGCTGTTTCCTCTAATAGTG TTCCACCACCAAGTGAACCGGTAGATCCAGTTCTTCTCAAGGAAAAAGTGGCCGATGAACTGAAATCGGCGGCCACATTGAAAGGAGGTGGAGATGCCCCTGATTCCGTTCCGCTGGAGAAAGATGACCTCCTAGAGAGGTTGGACAAGATTGATACTGGCACCACGGAAGGTACTAAATCCACCACTGGAGGAACAGGTAACTCAGATGATGTCGACATGGAAAATGATGACCTGATCCAGCGATTGGAGGCAATGGAAAAAGGCGAACAGGAAGGCTCTGCCCCTACTTCTACAGAACTGTTCGAAAACAAGGGAGAATCTAATGTCGTGGATGTGAATCATCGAAACGGAATAGAAGCCGCCAATGAGATGGATTCCGGTTTGAGCGATGAAAAAATTGAGCAACCGAAGCCAGAAGAACGCATGGAAGTTGATGAtacgaaaaagaaaaatgatgtTTCCTCTTCGGAAGGCGTAACAGCTGAAAAGACGACGAATGGTGACACAGCAGAATCGTCTAATTCCACAAAACGTCGGCTTTCCGATGATGAAGAAGCCGTTGAACCTTCCAGCAAAAAAATACACGTTGATGAGGAACCATCCCAAGCAAAACCAGAAGAGAAAATTGAGCTGAACTCTGAAGAAAAAGAGAAGGTTGACGAACCAGAAAAATCTACCATAGTTGAGGAAATGGTTGTAGAACAGAAACAATCTGCTGCAACAGTGGAGATGGTCAGTGAAACTCCGGAATTTGATAAAGAGCAGCCAAACTCTAAAGAACCAACACCAGCTGTAGATGATAAACCTGATCAAGACGAGCCATCAAGTAAGGACAAACCTTCGAATTCAGATCACGAAAAAACAGAAGTTCCTACGAAGAAGTTAGATAGTAGTGATACGCATGAGGTGGAAAATGAGAAGAACGAAAATACCTCCTCTACAGAATTGACGCAAGAAGCACATTCTTCAACAACGCATCCCCCCGAACCAGAGACCAACAGTGACGAGGATAAGTTACTAGAGAGTGATTCTAAATCTACAGAATCCGATGATGTTGAACCCTCAACTGTGTCTAAGTCGGTTGAAGCTATCGTTGATGAAGAAAAGTTGCTGTCTGAAGAGCCACAAACTTCAGAACATGAACCCAAGCAGAATATTCTTGCAGAAAAAGAAGTAGTTGAAATGAAGACGGATGAAGTAgatgaaaaatctaaaaatactGCCACTGAAGTAGAACAACAAATGCAGACTGAGAAAGATGTTCA AGGTGCTCCAGCCGTCGTCGAAAAGGAAAAAGAATCCGAAGATGTACTTGCTGTCGAATCAACAACCTCCAAACCGGAGCATGATGTTCCTAAACCAACTGAAACTGATGTAACCTCATTGGAGCAACCCACTGATCTGCCACCTCAGAATAACACTCAATCCAAACCAGAACCGCCGCCAGATACTGAACCCGAAACAAAGTCAAAAACTTCTCCAGTCGAGGATCAACCGAGCAGCTCTCTGCCGGTGCCAGCGGCAAAGAACGAAGATACTATAAGTTCTTCCTCAGAACCGAAAGAAGTGGCTGTGCCTAGCACGTCAGATTCTACAGAAAAATCTCTTGAGCCTGATACAGTAACCAGCTCTGACGAGAGACCGACTGTTCAGTCGGATGCTGTCGCGCCTGTTCAGTCAGATTCACGTCCTACGGCACCTGTTACAGCTGAAGCAGTCGAATTTGTGGAAGTAATGGAAGTGGATGCTGAAGCTAACGAAGAACATGCGAAGGCGGAAGTTGCTGAGCCACAGTGCGAAAAGAAGCAAGCCTATGAGTGCACTAACGAGGAAAAAGAGATTGTTACGAAGTCGATGCCTGAACCTCAATCGGCATCTACTTCTACCACTAAACCAACTCCAGAGCCTTCCACCGAGGAGGAAGTGATGGAAGTGGATTCTGTTCCAGTTGAGCCGTCTCAAAGCAAGACTAGCGATGGCGATGTGACAGAGAGCTTGAGCACAAGCACTGAAGAAATGGTAGAAAACCTTGCAAAACTAGACGACACTGCCACCGATGCCGATAGTCAAAGCGAAGTTACGGCTACAACATCGGCGCACAATAAGAATCTTGATTCTACAGATGGACCCGAAGTTCAAGCATCAAAAGTCGAACCATCAAAGACTTTGGATGACAGCATCGAATGTACGCTACCGTCCTCCAGCTCGGATAAATTGGCAAATCGGTTAAAACAGCGTTTGGATTTAATCTCCAATGGGAGTAGTACTCCAAATGCTGCAGTCAGTTCAAGCAACGTTTATAATTCTACTCCTATCCAGAAGCAATTCGAGGTAAGTTCGGAGGATGTTAGTAAAATCACCCGTCATTCGGTGGACAATAGTCGTCAGGACGAGACACAGGAGCACAGTGCCATCGTCGCCGACAACTCCACGATGGACGAAAAAGACACTACCGTAGCATCCACCTCCGGAGTAACTGGATCGTCCGAAATGGAAAAAGAATTAGCAGAAACGAGCAAGGAAATGACATCCACCGATAAAACCGAAAGTAACTTAAAAGCAACCGAGTCATCGGAGGTTGATTCATGTACAG CTTCTTCTGGTTTGAGCACTGCTGAAGAAATAAATCTGTACGCTAGCAACGCGAGAAAGTTCAATGGTATATCTTCGACTTCCGAGTTGGATGAAAAAGTTGGCACTGCACCGGTAAATATTACTGCGATAGATACCGCCACTACCACATCCTCTACGACCAGCAAACTGGACCTCTCCACCGCCCTTACCTCCGAGGAAACCATGTACGAAGTCAATATATGGTTTGATGGAACTGAACTTCAGTTTCTTTCGGTCgaaaaaatggaacaaaatcTGTTACCATCGAGGAAAGTGGGAGCGACATCCACTCAAGATTTGACCGGTACCGACTCTTCGAAACAGTCCTCCAATGGAAGTGTGGGTAGTCTAGGACCGTTCTCTCTTCCTCCACCACGTCCCGTTGTCGACTTGGCCATGTCACATTCCAGCACAACTGAGAGCTCTTCTGAAACTGTTCCTCTCAAGGATGCCCTCATCAAAAATAAGCACAGCGTTCGGGGGGCCAAAGGGCTTGCTAGTCTAATGATCGAAGAGTTTGAAAAGATCAAGCGAGCCCTCAGCAACGAGGATGAAGCTTCTGACAACGAGCAGGATAAATCAACTACCATGAAAACCCCGCGAGGCCGACCATCTTCTGCAGCAAAGAAAACTGCGTCTGGTCGAAAGCGTACTCATACCGAGTCTGAGGAAGAGGAGCCGAAACCGAAACAGCCAGCGAGTAAGCAAGCGAAGAAAAGCACCCAAAAGGAATTATCTACAACTCCTGAGCCCGTCAAAGAGAACACCGAACATTATTTGTGTTGTTTGGCTCGATGGTCTGACAGAAAATATTATGCCGGAAAAGTTACTGCCTACAAGGGCGACAACAAGTATATGGTTCTATTCGAAGACGGAGCCTCAAAAGCTCTGTCGAAGGACGTGATCGTAATCGGTGACAAAGACACATTACCTATACTTAATCATTCGGTACATGCGCTAACTGGTGGCGACACATACGAACCGGGTTTCGTAACGGAAATCAAGCGAAATGATGACAACGAGGTTGTTTACTCCGTCGCGTTAGGCGAAAAGTCTGTCGAAGTGACCGCTTCCGACATGTATTTGAACGAAGAGCAAGCGAAAGCGATCAACAAAGCGTGCAAAGCGATCGAAGTACCAGATGAGCTGCTGCAATCTCCACAAAGCGGTGGCAAACGTGGCGGTAGTGCCTCGAACACACCGGCCTTACTGCACACCCCAGAGGAACCATCTGCTGCCAGTGAGAAGGGTTCGCGATCGACCAGAAGCAAACGTGGAGGTGCGGACAAATCTCAGACACCAGCCACACCGGAGGCAGGTTACTCTGGCGGTGTTGCCAAAAAGGGTGGACGGCGTGGTCGAAG gCTTTCGTAA